From a region of the Besnoitia besnoiti strain Bb-Ger1 chromosome I, whole genome shotgun sequence genome:
- a CDS encoding hypothetical protein (encoded by transcript BESB_008280), with product MRGGRRCPVASRLGAFEEQVQALLPNDVGSCRPSCFLSSATNLSPICLFEKHSHVHSVLRFRASSVPSYSCDSTATISLPPASSAPATSPRASSVPLCASVSPCPPSAASSPHPPLCSRLYGTASPTHRSKRAVFPDIARSLMASSSDSTSSATPPLESAPPVSSSEPEALQAPPFVLRFLPSTVGRDRLRRQSERISTRAALVRRASRLSHANLALALHQLSLDASASAQAAAVSAVLRARATETQARPMRPNCSSSVSPSPAQSSRNSAESNPERPGHTSNAPPGGRGDERSPARADAACKNKQRQDKATQADAALEVVRVWGELKDLNREEETTLWVALLDRLEEIEGSVTPTEHVVILDALCRLPPHLLSTPANSADASSPLHDASSSASSPAPFASSTASPAPPFGDRVRSAAYRAMQQLERHVTGLPATALAVILRAAAVLDVRHLPLLNRIGLALGGPHCAATPTEEAQRSGNGRRDGGVRESGNGDTASGGTAEEDTTDARNPSSANRQLGGRGICAVVYAHLALRPAFPLDAGTFLQQFLSSRICMSLSPTHAAALATYGRLLLEESLLSTHPLREQPIAACSSSASPSSLAPLGSIRFSAATGDSPDRATSDREASQDRNLLLLCCSLEPLVRRLLQIQCHRSPASHDSSRSPAVSASGLMGLATLSRAASPLFSSLLSLQPEALSRPYYSRLDLMRGEASEDRKREPTDSSVRTSNPYGSPFCASLFSPQEEAAAAAFCCVYLAALRRLRLLPKNCRGVSSPFEGVTGAVQNETLSALREEVARREGSVTPGSVGRQRGYPSGETKPARRELSESRREQEACGRRGWVAQVEKESERDARDENGWPWAPGGECSVAFHRGFAEALPTLLGWITGAEAAALFSGLQRLGALDAWTAEALVDVMERELGRASPTTQRHASPWGERRPGLPFFWNEERLGRPVLLHDALQVLEVARDRGTRPSAALLMFGFPPSEDLCRRTELLHTLGGKASELRGLLVSCATGAGNLAQESASLSATQRTRLTEVLKALGVPHELAKGPAHGAVEQR from the exons ATGCGAGGGGGAAGAAGGTGCCCTGTTGCGTCGAGGCTCGGCGCCTTTGAAGAGCAAGTGCAGGCGCTCCTGCCAAACGACGTCGGCAGCTGTCGCCCCTCATGCTTTCTGTCTTCAGCGACGAATCTGTCGCCGATTTGCCTATTCGAGAAGCACTCCCACGTTCACTCCGTGCTAAGATTCCGGGCGTCTTCTGTGCCATCATACTCGTGCGACTCCACGGCCACAATatcgcttcctcctgcttcGTCTGCCCCGGCTACTTCGCCTCGGGCCTCTTCCGTTCCACTGTGTGCCTCCGTCTCCCCCTGCCCGCCAtctgccgcttcctctccgcaTCCTCCCCTCTGTAGCCGGTTGTACGGAACAGCCTCCCCTACGCACAGGAGCAAGCGCGCCGTTTTTCCCGACATCGCCCGCTCTCTCATGGCATCGTCGAGTGACTCGACTTCGTCAGCCACGCCTCCTCTtgagtctgcgccgccggtctCTTCTTCAGAACCCGAAGcgctccaggcgccgccgttcGTCTTGCGGTTCCTCCCCTCCACCGTTGGACGCGACCGGCTGCGAAGGCAGAGTGAGCGCATCTCTACTCGAGCCGCTCtggtgcggcgcgcctctcgcttaAGTCACGCAaacctcgctctcgcgcttcacCAGCTGTCCTTGGACGCGTCGGCATCGGCGCAAGCGGCTGCGGTCTCTGCTGTCCTACGAGCGAGGGCAACGGAGACACAGGCGCGCCCTATGCGCCCGAATTGCTCATCCTCCGTGTCACCGTCGCCTGCTCAATCGTCGCGAAACAGTGCGGAGTCGAACCCTGAGAGGCCGGGTCACACTTCAAACGCTCCTCCCGGTGGCCGTGGTGACGagcggtcgcctgcgcgggcaGATGCCGCTTGTAAAAACAAACAGAGACAGGACAAGGCGACGCAAGCAGATGCAGCGCTAGAGGTAGTTCGAGTGTGGGGGGAGTTGAAAGACCTGAAtcgggaggaggagacgacgcTGTGGGTAGCCTTGCTAGACAGACTGGAGGAAATTGAGGGCAGCGTGACGCCCACAGAACACGTCGTCATCCTAGATGCTCTGTGCAGACTCCCGCCGCATCTCCTGTCCACGCCGGCAAACTCAGCagacgcgtcgtcgccgcttcacgatgcctcttcttcagcttcgtctcccgcgccgttcgcctcctcgacagcatcaccggcgccgcccttcgGGGATCGTGTTCGCTCTGCTGCGTACCGCGCAAtgcagcagctggagcgCCATGTCACCGGGCTGCCTGCGACCGCCCTCGCGGTCATTCTCCGTGCGGCCGCTGTCCTCGACGTGCGCCACCTTCCGCTTCTCAACCGCATCGGTCTTGCCCTTGGGGGGCCGCACTGTGCGGCAACTccgacggaggaggcgcagcgcagcgggaACGGACGCAGAGATGGAGGTGTAAGAGAGAGCGGGAACGGAGACACCGCCAGCGGAGGCACCGCCGAGGAGGACACCACTGACGCGCGAAACCCCTCCAGCGCCAACCGGCAGCTGGGCGGCCGAGGCATTTGTGCAGTGGTGTATGCGCACTTGGCCTTACGTCCTGCCTTTCCTCTCGACGCCGGCACGTTTCTTCAGCAGTTCCTGTCTTCTCGTATTTGcatgtctctctcgcccacgcatgcggccgccctcgcgacctacggccgcctcctcctcgaggAAAGTCTCCTCTCGACTCAtccgctgcgcgagcagccTATTGCTGCTTGTTCATCTTCCGCATCACCCTCGTCGCTGGCTCCGCTCGGGAGCATCCGGTTCAGTGCAGCCACCGGAGACTCGCCGGATAGGGCAACTTccgaccgcgaggcgagtCAAGACAGGAATCTCCTCTTGCTGTGTTGTTCCCTTGAGCCCCTCGTTCGGAGGCTCCTTCAGATCCAATGCCACCGATCTCCTGCTTCACATGACAGTAGCCGGTCGCCTGCTGTTTCCGCTTCGGGTTTGATGGGCTTGGCGActctgtcgcgcgctgcgtcgccgctgttttcctctcttctttcgctgCAGCCGGAAGCGCTGAGTCGTCCTTATTACTCGCGGCTGGATCTGATGAGGGGAGAAGCGAGTGAAGACAGGAAGCGGGAACCGACGGATTCTAGCGTGCGCACATCGAACCCCTACGGGTctcccttctgcgcctcgcttttctctccgcaagaagaggcggcagcggctgcgttCTGCTGCGTGtacctcgcggcgctcaggAGGCTTCGACTGCTCCCGAAGAATTGCCGCGGCGTTTCGTCGCCCTTCGAGGGGGTCACGGGAGCAGTGCAAAACGAGACACTGTCCGCACTCCGCGAAGAAGTGGCTCGGCGAGAGGGTAGTGTGACGCCGGGCTCCGTCGGGCGTCAACGAGGATATCCATCCGGAGAAACCAAACCAGCGCGAAGGGAACTCAGCGAAAGCAGGAGGGAGCAGGAAGCATGCGGAAGGAGAGGATGGGTTGCACAGGTCGAAAAGGAAAGCGAACGTGACGCGCGAGATGAAAATGGATGGCCGTGGGCCCCCGGAGGCGAATGCAGTGTCGCGTTTCATAGGGGCTTTGCAGAGGCTCTACCGACGCTGTTGGGGTGGATAActggcgccgaggcggccgccCTGTTCTCAGGGCTTCAGCG GTTGGGCGCTCTCGACGCCTGGACAGCTGAGGCGCTGGTCGATGTGATGGAGCGCGAACTTGGTC GAGCCTCGCCGACGACTCAGCGCCACGCGTCCCCCTGGGGGGAGCGACGGCCTGGATTGCCTTTCTTCTGGAATGAAGAGCGTCTGGGCCGTCCAGTCCTCCTCCACGATGCGTTACAGGTGCTGGAAGTGGCGAGGGACCGCG GTACCCGCCCATCGGCAGCGCTGCTCATGTTTGGTTTCCCTCCTTCAGAAGACCTTTGTCGTCGGACAGAGCTGCTGCACACTCTAGGAGGTAAGGCATCCGAactgcgcggcctcctcgtcag ctgcgcaaCGGGTGCAGGAAATCTGGCGCAGGAGTCCGCGAGCCTCAGCGCGACGCAAAGAACTAGACTGACGGAG GTCCTGAAGGCCCTCGGTGTCCCTCACGAGCTCGCTAAGGGGCCTGCCCACGGTGCCGTCGAGCAGCGGTGA